The Natronoglycomyces albus genome has a segment encoding these proteins:
- a CDS encoding phospho-sugar mutase, with translation MEQTMVDLDELRAATLRWITDDPDKSSRDELYGLLDALPGSAAELASRFASRLRFGTAGLRGPLRAGPNGMNLAVVRSAAAGLANWLNAKGATGPVVIGYDARHRSDEFASETARVVTGSGREAYLLPQPLPTPVLAYAVRKLGAAAGVTVTASHNPPQDNGYKVYLGEQLGGERGNGGQIVSPVDTEIEMAIADLGPLKQIPLGEPGTTLGTDIVEAYVADAATVVDPHDPKQLSIVATPMHGVGGHVLTSALKAAGFAAPVLVPEQAEPDPDFPTVAFPNPEEPGAMDLLLRLARTEGADVAISLDPDADRCAVAIPTRDGNWRALSGNEVGILLADHLMRKGKTGTYATTIVSSTLLKAMCDQRGRDYNETLTGFKWIVRAAADLAFGYEEALGYCVSPDTVRDKDGITAALLVAEIAAGQAARMETLQERLDEISQEFGLYLTDQLSVRVEDVQDIADCMSRLRARKPSTLLDEPVKEWQDLLPEADVVIIETNTVRAVCRPSGTEPKLKAYLEVRETIGSDRESATERARASLQALKTEMENILGI, from the coding sequence ATGGAACAGACCATGGTTGACCTAGACGAACTCCGCGCCGCCACGCTGCGGTGGATCACCGACGATCCCGATAAGTCCAGCCGCGACGAGCTCTACGGGCTGCTCGACGCGCTCCCGGGCAGCGCGGCGGAACTGGCCTCCCGCTTCGCTTCCCGCCTGCGCTTTGGAACCGCCGGGCTACGCGGCCCGCTGCGGGCAGGCCCCAATGGAATGAACCTCGCCGTTGTCCGCTCCGCCGCCGCCGGACTGGCCAACTGGCTCAACGCCAAAGGCGCCACCGGGCCAGTCGTCATCGGCTACGACGCCCGGCACCGTTCGGACGAATTCGCCTCCGAAACCGCCCGCGTCGTCACCGGTTCGGGACGCGAGGCCTACCTGCTGCCGCAACCACTTCCCACTCCCGTGTTGGCCTACGCGGTGCGCAAGCTAGGTGCCGCCGCTGGCGTGACGGTGACCGCGAGCCACAACCCGCCCCAAGACAATGGCTACAAGGTGTACTTGGGCGAACAGCTCGGCGGCGAGCGGGGCAACGGCGGCCAGATCGTCTCACCGGTGGACACCGAAATTGAGATGGCCATCGCCGACCTTGGTCCGCTCAAACAGATCCCGCTGGGCGAGCCGGGCACCACGTTGGGCACCGACATCGTCGAGGCCTATGTGGCCGATGCCGCCACCGTGGTCGATCCGCACGACCCCAAACAGCTGTCCATCGTCGCCACTCCGATGCACGGCGTCGGGGGCCACGTGCTCACCTCGGCGCTTAAGGCCGCGGGCTTCGCGGCCCCGGTCCTCGTCCCCGAACAGGCCGAACCCGACCCGGATTTCCCGACCGTGGCCTTCCCCAATCCCGAAGAGCCAGGGGCGATGGACCTGCTCTTGCGGCTGGCCCGCACCGAGGGCGCGGACGTGGCCATTTCCTTGGACCCCGACGCCGACCGGTGCGCCGTGGCCATCCCCACCCGCGACGGGAATTGGCGGGCCCTCAGCGGCAACGAGGTCGGCATCCTGCTGGCCGACCACCTGATGCGCAAGGGGAAGACCGGCACCTACGCAACCACCATCGTCTCCTCGACCCTGCTGAAGGCCATGTGTGACCAGCGGGGACGCGACTACAACGAAACGCTCACCGGTTTCAAGTGGATCGTACGCGCGGCGGCGGACCTCGCGTTTGGATACGAAGAGGCGTTGGGCTACTGCGTCAGCCCCGACACCGTCCGCGATAAGGATGGGATCACCGCGGCCTTGCTGGTGGCCGAGATCGCCGCCGGGCAGGCCGCCCGCATGGAGACGTTGCAGGAGCGCCTTGACGAGATCTCCCAAGAATTCGGCCTGTACCTGACCGACCAGCTGTCGGTGCGGGTGGAGGACGTGCAGGACATCGCCGACTGCATGTCTCGTCTGCGGGCCCGCAAGCCCAGTACGCTGCTCGATGAACCGGTCAAGGAGTGGCAGGATTTGCTGCCCGAGGCCGATGTGGTCATCATCGAGACCAATACGGTTCGCGCAGTGTGTCGTCCCTCCGGCACCGAACCGAAGCTGAAGGCCTACTTGGAGGTTCGCGAGACCATCGGCTCTGACCGCGAGTCCGCCACCGAGCGAGCCCGGGCTAGTTTGCAGGCTCTTAAAACCGAGATGGAGAACATTCTCGGGATTTGA
- a CDS encoding serine/threonine-protein kinase: MHYSSDAGREGPGNGGSIHSPAFNGGEPDPMRTRTERPGQHSGLNPGPARGDGPSRSFAVSSADARPRALPSSDLPVRDVHGDRPLPNREPSGSMTSFDAFGVRSNSDSLPSHGGPGGPPDSALADYRDSGSHFERDLHAPPPQRDPAGHNSGAWRPGAHSGSFAARPGASEHFDPGERPGPSFTQVPPGADYAARPPIPDQTAPAGPGTMVAQRYQLIDLVGKGGNGTVWRAKDTVLQRDVALKEVLLPVGLPPNERQLLLERSVREAQIAAGLSHPSVVRVFDVVTHDRLPWIVMELLESRSLSEILASDGPLPPRVVAKIGLALVGALQAAHEAGIVHRDVKPGNVLVSADGRCVLSDFGAAQAHNVSNGTTPGKVLGSAHYIAPERAVGGKADPPSDIFSLGVTLYAAVEGRPPFDRGDAVSTMRAVVHDPPESPRNAGPLTTLLAGMLAKEPEHRMTLAQVRQELAGVLAPKSTGQHQQVPPSSAPPAPPPRREPSRDMPEPPGPKKSSKAKPVAIVCILLLVAGGLSFLLYMSALNGDGGGPSPADDASDTSDSADPDDETPSFETALHKDANGFSAHYPAAWGEGNNGEDYIEYANPDDTSQWVRFYSNSWRILDPSIDGFLNDMIAGMEQSGHMRDIDIVRLDPVEFGGMSGHVIEYTGTLSASGEERHSIWGVVQSPEGPGIGIYVSGAADQWEFSEQVYHEAVDSFTVD; this comes from the coding sequence ATGCATTATTCATCGGACGCTGGCCGCGAAGGGCCTGGCAACGGTGGATCGATCCACAGCCCAGCTTTCAATGGTGGCGAGCCCGATCCGATGCGAACCCGCACGGAGCGCCCAGGACAGCACTCGGGGCTGAATCCAGGGCCTGCCCGTGGCGATGGCCCGTCGCGCTCTTTCGCTGTGTCTTCGGCCGATGCCCGGCCGCGAGCTCTGCCCTCGTCTGACCTGCCGGTTCGTGACGTGCACGGCGACCGGCCGCTTCCCAATCGGGAGCCCAGCGGTTCGATGACGTCGTTCGATGCTTTCGGGGTACGGTCCAACAGCGACAGCTTGCCTAGTCATGGAGGGCCTGGGGGCCCTCCTGATTCAGCTTTGGCCGATTATCGGGATTCCGGATCGCATTTTGAGCGGGATTTGCATGCTCCCCCGCCGCAGCGGGACCCCGCTGGCCACAATTCGGGCGCATGGCGGCCCGGCGCGCATAGCGGTTCCTTCGCGGCGCGGCCCGGCGCTAGCGAACATTTCGACCCGGGCGAGAGACCGGGACCCAGTTTCACTCAGGTGCCCCCGGGGGCCGATTACGCCGCGCGACCTCCGATTCCGGACCAGACGGCCCCGGCGGGCCCCGGCACGATGGTCGCGCAGCGCTACCAGCTGATCGACCTGGTCGGCAAGGGCGGTAACGGTACCGTCTGGCGGGCCAAGGACACCGTTTTGCAACGCGACGTGGCGCTCAAAGAGGTACTTTTGCCCGTTGGGCTTCCTCCAAACGAACGCCAGTTGTTGTTGGAGCGTTCGGTCCGGGAGGCCCAGATCGCCGCCGGACTGTCGCATCCCTCGGTGGTGCGCGTGTTCGACGTGGTCACCCATGACCGGTTGCCGTGGATCGTCATGGAGCTGCTGGAGTCTCGGTCGCTGTCGGAGATCCTCGCCAGTGACGGCCCCCTGCCTCCCCGCGTGGTCGCGAAGATCGGGCTGGCGTTGGTCGGGGCGTTGCAGGCCGCGCATGAGGCGGGGATCGTGCATCGGGATGTGAAACCGGGCAACGTGCTGGTTTCGGCCGATGGCCGGTGCGTCCTGAGCGATTTCGGGGCCGCGCAGGCCCATAACGTCTCCAATGGCACCACTCCGGGCAAAGTGCTCGGGTCGGCCCACTACATCGCGCCCGAACGGGCTGTGGGCGGTAAGGCCGATCCACCGAGCGACATCTTTAGTCTGGGCGTGACCTTGTACGCGGCTGTCGAGGGTCGGCCTCCGTTTGATCGCGGCGACGCGGTGAGCACCATGCGCGCGGTCGTCCATGATCCGCCGGAGTCTCCGCGCAATGCGGGCCCGTTGACTACTCTCTTGGCCGGGATGCTGGCCAAGGAGCCCGAGCATCGCATGACGTTGGCGCAGGTGCGGCAAGAACTGGCGGGCGTTTTGGCCCCGAAGAGCACCGGCCAACATCAGCAGGTGCCTCCCAGTTCCGCGCCACCGGCGCCGCCGCCTCGTCGCGAGCCGAGCCGCGACATGCCGGAGCCTCCTGGCCCGAAGAAGTCGTCGAAGGCCAAGCCCGTCGCCATCGTGTGTATTTTGTTGTTGGTCGCGGGTGGCCTGTCGTTCTTGCTGTACATGTCGGCGCTCAATGGTGACGGCGGCGGCCCTTCCCCTGCCGACGACGCCTCGGATACTAGCGACTCGGCCGATCCCGACGATGAGACGCCAAGCTTTGAGACGGCTTTGCATAAGGACGCCAATGGCTTCAGCGCCCATTACCCGGCCGCCTGGGGTGAGGGCAACAACGGCGAGGACTACATCGAGTACGCCAACCCCGACGACACGTCGCAGTGGGTGCGTTTCTACTCCAATTCGTGGCGCATTCTGGACCCGTCGATCGATGGTTTCCTCAACGACATGATCGCTGGTATGGAGCAGTCGGGGCACATGCGGGACATCGATATCGTGCGGTTGGATCCGGTGGAGTTTGGCGGCATGTCGGGCCATGTCATCGAGTACACCGGGACGTTGTCGGCCTCTGGGGAGGAGCGGCACTCGATTTGGGGAGTGGTGCAAAGCCCTGAGGGTCCCGGCATCGGCATTTACGTGTCGGGCGCGGCCGATCAGTGGGAGTTCTCCGAGCAGGTCTACCACGAAGCGGTCGATTCCTTCACCGTTGATTGA
- a CDS encoding quinone oxidoreductase family protein, with protein MRMILVEETGGPQQLHPTDVPEPTPKAAQVAIQVAAIGVNYIDTYHRSGAYRLPLPFTPGSEGAGVVTALGEGVTSVQVGDKVAWSSVSGSYADVIIADVDQLALVPDDIDIRTAASVMLQGLTAHYLCTSVHPVRSGEWTVVHAAAGGVGLLLTQLIKQRGGHVIATASTAHKQALARDNGADAVCGYEEFVELSRTLTGGLGVHAVFDGVGRDTFASSVEALRPRGTMALFGQSSGAVEPIDPQILAQGGSLFLTRPTLADFIATPQEYQWRTGELFRLIGDDQLTVRVGAEFPLSNASAAHEALEGRQTTGKVLLIP; from the coding sequence ATGCGCATGATTCTGGTCGAGGAAACCGGTGGGCCACAGCAGCTTCACCCCACCGACGTCCCCGAACCGACCCCAAAGGCCGCGCAGGTGGCTATTCAAGTGGCGGCGATCGGCGTCAACTACATCGACACCTACCACCGCAGCGGAGCCTATCGGTTGCCATTGCCCTTCACTCCCGGCTCAGAGGGAGCCGGCGTGGTCACCGCGCTGGGTGAGGGCGTCACCAGTGTGCAGGTGGGCGACAAGGTGGCTTGGTCTTCCGTGTCGGGCTCCTATGCCGATGTGATCATCGCCGATGTCGATCAGCTGGCGTTGGTGCCCGACGATATCGATATCCGCACGGCGGCCTCGGTGATGTTGCAGGGTTTGACGGCGCATTATCTGTGCACCTCGGTGCATCCGGTTCGCTCCGGCGAATGGACAGTGGTGCACGCGGCCGCTGGTGGCGTTGGCCTGTTGCTGACCCAACTGATCAAACAGCGCGGAGGCCATGTCATCGCCACAGCCTCAACCGCGCACAAGCAGGCGTTGGCCCGCGATAACGGCGCTGACGCGGTGTGTGGCTATGAGGAATTCGTGGAATTGTCGCGAACGCTAACGGGCGGACTTGGCGTCCACGCGGTGTTCGACGGGGTCGGGCGCGACACGTTTGCCTCCAGCGTGGAGGCATTGCGTCCGCGCGGAACGATGGCGCTGTTCGGGCAGTCCTCGGGGGCGGTTGAACCCATTGATCCGCAGATTTTGGCCCAGGGCGGTTCGCTCTTCCTGACCCGGCCGACGCTGGCGGACTTTATCGCCACGCCCCAGGAATATCAGTGGCGCACAGGGGAACTGTTCAGGCTCATCGGCGACGATCAGCTCACTGTACGGGTGGGGGCAGAATTTCCATTGTCCAACGCCTCGGCCGCCCATGAGGCGCTAGAGGGCAGGCAGACGACAGGAAAGGTCCTCCTCATCCCCTAG
- a CDS encoding ATP-binding cassette domain-containing protein, with amino-acid sequence MQAHETVVRAEGLTKSFKGTTALKEFNLAVAAGTVHGLLGPNGAGKSTAVRLLATLLAPDAGRATIAGFDIVKDAYNVRRHIGLVGQSTAIDEEMTGRQNLEMFGRLYHLGAKRARQRAAELLERFDLVSAADRGAQTYSGGMRRRLDLAAAMIMAPTVLFLDEPSTGLDPRSRNEVWQAVRDLVAAGTTVLLTTQYLEEADQLADHISLLASPGDEGGRVIAEGTPSTLKEIIGQDRLDVVVRRHDDLAAAEAIVRQVAGTQVEVQAHNRMLSAPVADRMRALSQALRDLEENDIDVEDIGLRRPTLDEVFLHLTAATQGAQ; translated from the coding sequence GTGCAAGCACACGAAACTGTCGTCCGGGCCGAAGGGCTCACCAAGTCCTTTAAAGGCACCACCGCTCTCAAAGAGTTCAACCTCGCCGTGGCCGCCGGGACCGTCCACGGGCTGCTCGGCCCCAACGGGGCCGGCAAGTCCACCGCCGTTCGGCTACTGGCCACCCTGCTGGCCCCCGACGCGGGCCGAGCCACCATCGCCGGGTTCGACATCGTCAAGGACGCCTACAACGTGCGGCGACACATCGGCCTGGTCGGGCAGAGCACGGCCATCGACGAGGAAATGACCGGTCGCCAGAACCTGGAAATGTTTGGCCGCCTCTATCACCTGGGCGCGAAACGCGCCCGCCAGCGCGCTGCGGAGCTACTGGAGCGCTTCGACTTGGTCTCGGCGGCCGACCGGGGAGCCCAGACGTATTCAGGTGGGATGCGGAGGCGCCTCGACCTGGCTGCGGCGATGATCATGGCGCCCACGGTGCTGTTTTTGGATGAGCCGTCGACGGGTTTGGATCCCCGTTCGCGCAACGAGGTCTGGCAGGCGGTGCGGGATCTCGTCGCGGCTGGCACGACCGTGCTGCTGACGACGCAGTATTTGGAGGAGGCCGATCAGTTGGCCGATCACATCTCGTTGCTGGCTTCGCCTGGGGATGAGGGGGGCCGGGTGATCGCCGAGGGCACGCCTTCGACGTTGAAGGAGATCATCGGGCAAGACCGGCTGGATGTGGTGGTGCGTCGCCACGATGACCTTGCCGCCGCTGAGGCGATCGTGCGCCAGGTCGCGGGCACGCAGGTTGAGGTCCAGGCGCATAACCGCATGCTGTCGGCCCCGGTCGCCGATCGGATGCGGGCGTTGTCGCAAGCCCTGCGCGACTTGGAGGAGAACGATATCGACGTGGAGGACATTGGTCTGCGTCGCCCCACTCTCGACGAAGTGTTTTTGCATCTGACGGCCGCAACACAAGGAGCACAATGA
- a CDS encoding nucleotide sugar dehydrogenase, with translation MQATETTSTPTVVIVGQGYVGLPLAQACASAGLTTIGLDRSPSVVADLNSGHSHIDDISDAEVKQMLAQGYRASADASVQARADVVVICVPTPLSDTGGPDLSAVTAASESCAEHLRAGTLVVLESTTYPGTTQEVVAPLLEKHGLVAGSDFHLAFSPERVDPGNAHFTITNTPKVVGGLTPGCTKRAREFYEAFVSQVVTARGPREAEMAKLLENTYRHVNIALVNEMAVFCRELGVDLWDAIALASTKPFGYQAFYPGPGVGGHCIPIDPNYLSYKVRTLGYPFRFVELAQEINNRMPDYVVSRASQLLNLAQLPLSKARVLLLGVTYKPDIADQRESPSEAVARKLLAAGARLTYHDPHVDQWSVDGVAIDRIPTVDTTGVDLTILLTAHAEYAQTIPDMPGLLLDTRGQLRRHSAASVEQL, from the coding sequence GTGCAGGCAACCGAGACCACCTCCACTCCCACGGTCGTGATCGTGGGGCAAGGCTATGTGGGCCTTCCCTTGGCCCAAGCCTGCGCCTCGGCCGGACTAACCACCATCGGGCTGGACCGTTCACCGAGCGTCGTCGCCGACCTCAACAGCGGGCACAGCCACATTGACGACATCTCCGACGCGGAGGTCAAACAGATGCTGGCCCAGGGATACCGGGCCAGCGCCGACGCGTCAGTTCAGGCGCGAGCCGACGTGGTGGTGATCTGCGTGCCGACACCACTGTCCGATACCGGCGGCCCCGACCTGAGCGCCGTGACCGCGGCCAGCGAATCGTGTGCGGAGCATCTGCGGGCCGGAACGCTGGTGGTACTCGAATCGACCACCTACCCGGGAACGACACAGGAGGTGGTGGCACCGCTGTTGGAGAAGCATGGGCTAGTGGCCGGGTCGGACTTTCATCTGGCTTTTTCGCCCGAGCGCGTCGACCCTGGCAACGCCCACTTCACGATCACCAATACCCCGAAGGTGGTCGGCGGGCTGACACCCGGGTGCACCAAGCGGGCCCGCGAGTTCTATGAGGCGTTCGTCTCCCAGGTCGTGACAGCCCGGGGCCCACGCGAGGCCGAGATGGCCAAACTGTTGGAGAACACCTACCGGCACGTCAATATCGCTCTGGTCAACGAGATGGCGGTGTTTTGTCGAGAGCTGGGCGTGGACTTGTGGGACGCGATTGCGCTGGCTTCGACCAAACCATTTGGCTACCAGGCGTTTTACCCGGGGCCGGGGGTGGGCGGGCACTGTATCCCCATTGACCCGAACTATCTGTCCTATAAAGTGCGCACGCTGGGCTACCCGTTTCGGTTTGTTGAGTTGGCGCAGGAGATCAATAACCGGATGCCCGACTATGTGGTGTCGCGGGCGTCCCAGCTGCTTAACCTCGCCCAGCTGCCTTTGTCGAAGGCGCGGGTGTTGTTGTTGGGAGTGACCTATAAGCCTGACATCGCAGACCAGCGCGAGTCGCCTTCCGAAGCGGTGGCCCGCAAGTTGCTGGCCGCAGGGGCGCGGCTGACGTATCACGATCCGCATGTGGATCAATGGAGCGTCGACGGGGTCGCCATCGACCGTATACCCACTGTGGATACCACTGGGGTGGATTTGACGATCCTGCTGACAGCACACGCCGAATACGCCCAGACTATCCCCGACATGCCGGGGCTGCTGCTGGATACTCGCGGCCAACTGCGCCGACACTCCGCCGCCAGCGTGGAACAGCTTTAA
- a CDS encoding acyl-CoA mutase large subunit family protein, whose amino-acid sequence MAQKPQASRSSQSGFPIAPLYGPEDLSDDLAERLGEPGQYPYTRGVYPTMYTQRPWTMRQYAGFATAEESNRRYRQLLDAGTMGLSVAFDLPTQMGYDSDHSIAAGEVGKVGVAIDSLDDMRTLFNEIPLDQVSTSMTINAPAALLLLLYQLVSEEQGADPADLKGTIQNDILKEYIARGTYIFPPAPSLRLVSDTFAYCHKELPNWNTISISGYHMAEAGASPAQEIAFTIANGMEYVRAAQAAGMNVDDFAPRLSFFFVARATLLEEVAKFRAARRIWAKVMKEEFNAQNEKSLKLRFHTQTAGVELTAQQPEVNLARVTVQALAAVMGGTQSLHTNAFDEAIALPTEKSARLALRTQQVIANETDLTATVDPFAGSYAVEAMTDEVEAEAWKLIDGVFAHGSSVQAIEQGFQKSEIEQSAYHIAKSIDNNERVVVGVNKYQFDDDEPYKPLRVDPTIEAAQADRLKAIRAKRDNAEVERCLAAVKAAAQGDQNVLYPIKDALKAMATVGETCDTLREVWGRYVPPEFF is encoded by the coding sequence ATGGCACAGAAGCCGCAAGCATCACGAAGCAGTCAGTCCGGGTTCCCCATCGCGCCGCTATACGGACCCGAGGACCTCAGCGACGATCTCGCCGAGCGCCTCGGAGAACCCGGACAGTACCCCTACACCCGTGGGGTCTACCCGACCATGTACACCCAACGCCCCTGGACGATGCGGCAATACGCCGGCTTCGCCACGGCCGAGGAATCCAACCGCCGCTACCGGCAACTCCTCGACGCTGGAACCATGGGCCTGTCCGTCGCCTTCGACCTGCCCACCCAAATGGGCTACGACTCCGACCACTCCATCGCCGCAGGCGAAGTGGGTAAAGTCGGCGTCGCCATCGATTCGCTCGACGACATGAGAACCCTGTTCAACGAGATCCCCCTCGATCAGGTCTCCACCTCCATGACCATCAACGCCCCGGCAGCGCTCCTACTGCTGCTCTACCAGCTGGTCTCTGAAGAACAAGGCGCAGATCCGGCCGACCTCAAGGGCACGATCCAAAACGACATCCTCAAGGAATACATCGCGCGCGGAACCTACATCTTCCCGCCCGCGCCCTCCCTGCGCCTGGTGTCGGACACGTTCGCCTACTGCCACAAGGAACTGCCCAACTGGAACACCATCTCCATCTCGGGCTACCACATGGCCGAAGCCGGAGCCAGCCCCGCCCAGGAGATCGCCTTCACCATCGCCAACGGCATGGAATACGTCCGAGCCGCGCAAGCGGCGGGCATGAACGTGGACGACTTCGCGCCCCGGCTGTCCTTCTTCTTTGTCGCCCGCGCCACGCTGCTCGAAGAAGTGGCGAAATTCCGCGCCGCCCGCCGCATCTGGGCCAAGGTCATGAAAGAGGAATTCAACGCCCAAAACGAGAAGTCGCTCAAACTGCGCTTCCACACCCAAACCGCAGGGGTTGAGCTGACCGCTCAACAGCCTGAGGTGAACCTCGCGCGCGTGACAGTGCAGGCGCTGGCGGCCGTCATGGGCGGAACGCAGTCGCTGCACACCAACGCTTTCGACGAGGCCATTGCCCTGCCCACCGAGAAGTCGGCCCGTCTGGCGCTGCGCACCCAGCAAGTCATCGCCAACGAGACTGACTTGACGGCGACGGTCGACCCATTCGCCGGTTCCTATGCGGTGGAGGCGATGACCGACGAGGTCGAGGCCGAGGCATGGAAGCTCATTGACGGCGTGTTCGCGCATGGTTCGTCGGTGCAGGCCATCGAGCAGGGTTTCCAAAAGAGCGAGATTGAGCAAAGCGCCTACCACATCGCCAAGTCGATCGATAACAACGAGCGTGTTGTGGTGGGTGTCAACAAGTACCAGTTCGATGACGATGAGCCCTATAAGCCGTTGCGAGTGGACCCGACGATCGAGGCCGCGCAAGCCGACCGTCTCAAGGCGATCCGGGCCAAGCGTGACAACGCCGAGGTCGAGCGCTGCTTGGCTGCGGTGAAGGCCGCCGCGCAAGGAGACCAGAACGTCCTCTACCCGATCAAGGACGCGCTCAAAGCCATGGCGACCGTCGGCGAAACCTGTGACACGCTGCGGGAAGTCTGGGGCCGCTACGTCCCGCCGGAGTTCTTCTAA
- a CDS encoding MFS transporter, producing MIATEPTTGVRRFAGPRIVVVATIVVSLTAPGQTAAISVFLDPMISDIGVSRTAISTAYLIGTLVGALSLPWIGRAVDKYGTRLTMAVVAGGFSLSLIGLSFATSIIGLGAGFVGIRMLGQGALGLCAATLVSRWYDKHRGTALGIQSAIGGGVIAASPVLLERLIAATDWRTAMLIEAAVIAVVVIPLALFLVRNRPSDIGQRVDGELATGTTVVPEWGVTRAEAMRHPYFWVLLSAVGAAGFFGTAIAFHQIALLGEHGLTATEAAANFVPQSIAGIIATLMLGYLVDRMGPRRLLAVSMLLFAFAIAWGTVVTPGWSALGFGIAIGAAGNAVRVIEAAMTPRLFGVAHIGSIRGAVASVSVGSTAFSPVLFAVFYDWTDSFSLVLWISMFIPLFVAVAALVAPLPVTPAQTSAPLEPAVRS from the coding sequence ATGATCGCCACCGAGCCAACCACCGGTGTTCGCCGCTTTGCCGGTCCCCGCATCGTCGTCGTCGCCACCATAGTGGTCAGCCTGACCGCTCCGGGCCAAACCGCTGCCATTTCGGTCTTCCTGGACCCGATGATCAGCGATATCGGAGTCTCTCGCACCGCGATCTCCACCGCCTACCTGATTGGCACGCTCGTCGGTGCCCTCTCGCTTCCCTGGATTGGTCGCGCGGTCGACAAATATGGCACCAGGTTGACGATGGCGGTCGTGGCCGGTGGCTTCAGCCTTTCCCTGATCGGACTGTCTTTCGCAACCAGCATCATCGGGTTGGGGGCCGGTTTCGTCGGCATTCGGATGTTGGGACAAGGCGCGCTGGGGCTATGCGCGGCCACGTTGGTTTCACGCTGGTATGACAAACACCGGGGCACGGCCCTCGGCATTCAAAGCGCCATCGGCGGGGGCGTCATCGCGGCATCACCGGTGCTGCTTGAGCGTCTGATCGCCGCGACCGACTGGCGTACCGCCATGCTCATCGAAGCGGCCGTCATCGCGGTGGTGGTCATTCCGCTGGCGTTGTTCTTGGTGCGCAACCGTCCCAGCGATATCGGCCAACGGGTCGACGGTGAATTGGCGACGGGAACGACTGTAGTGCCCGAATGGGGAGTGACCCGGGCCGAGGCGATGCGTCATCCGTACTTTTGGGTCTTGCTCAGTGCTGTGGGCGCGGCGGGGTTCTTTGGTACCGCTATCGCCTTCCATCAAATCGCGTTGCTGGGTGAACACGGCCTGACCGCCACCGAGGCGGCCGCGAACTTTGTACCGCAGTCCATCGCTGGCATTATCGCCACGTTGATGTTGGGGTATCTGGTTGACCGGATGGGGCCGCGTCGTCTCTTGGCGGTGTCGATGCTCCTCTTTGCTTTCGCGATCGCCTGGGGCACCGTGGTCACGCCTGGCTGGTCGGCGTTGGGATTTGGGATCGCCATTGGGGCGGCCGGCAATGCGGTCCGGGTCATTGAAGCTGCCATGACCCCGCGTTTGTTCGGTGTGGCCCATATCGGTTCCATTCGGGGGGCCGTGGCTTCGGTGAGCGTGGGCAGTACTGCTTTTTCACCGGTGTTGTTTGCGGTCTTCTATGACTGGACTGACTCGTTCTCACTGGTCTTGTGGATTTCGATGTTCATTCCCCTGTTTGTGGCCGTGGCCGCTCTGGTGGCTCCGCTTCCGGTGACTCCGGCGCAGACCTCCGCACCGCTGGAGCCAGCTGTAAGAAGCTGA
- a CDS encoding TetR/AcrR family transcriptional regulator: protein MAEQYSGTGDPKRSMDLLWHRYEAPKRGRKARISVEQIVEAGIDIADAEGLEALSMRKVAEALGVATMSLYSHVPSKAELIDLMVDRASAKHLNLGTVLHEGPTAPSTQTWRSGLEAIARGDWGLYRRHPWLLQVSTSRPNLGPATMDKYERDLRVIEGLGLSDVEMDATVSMINGFVRGVAAMAAEAQASEGKTGVSDQEWWESFAPLLAEVMDESAYPTASRVGATVGEEFQSPNQPDFVFEFGLQRLLDGVARLIEQRQPGQPGEG, encoded by the coding sequence ATGGCTGAGCAGTACAGCGGGACCGGAGATCCCAAGCGCAGCATGGATCTGTTGTGGCACCGATACGAAGCGCCCAAACGAGGGCGGAAGGCGCGAATTTCGGTGGAACAGATCGTGGAGGCGGGCATCGACATCGCCGATGCCGAAGGCCTGGAGGCGCTCTCCATGCGCAAGGTGGCCGAAGCATTGGGCGTGGCCACCATGTCGCTGTACTCGCACGTGCCGAGTAAAGCCGAGCTGATCGACTTGATGGTCGACCGCGCCAGCGCCAAACACCTCAACCTCGGCACAGTGCTCCACGAGGGGCCAACAGCGCCCAGCACCCAGACCTGGCGCAGTGGCCTGGAGGCCATCGCCCGGGGCGATTGGGGTCTGTACCGCCGCCATCCGTGGCTGCTGCAAGTCTCCACGAGCCGCCCCAATCTCGGGCCAGCCACTATGGACAAGTACGAGCGGGACCTGCGGGTCATCGAAGGGCTGGGCCTGAGTGATGTGGAGATGGACGCCACCGTCAGCATGATCAACGGTTTCGTACGCGGAGTGGCGGCCATGGCGGCAGAGGCCCAAGCATCAGAGGGCAAAACCGGTGTGTCGGACCAGGAATGGTGGGAGAGTTTCGCGCCGTTGCTGGCCGAAGTCATGGACGAATCCGCCTACCCGACCGCCTCGCGCGTGGGTGCCACGGTGGGGGAGGAGTTCCAGTCACCCAATCAGCCGGACTTCGTCTTCGAGTTTGGATTGCAGCGGCTCCTAGACGGAGTGGCGAGGCTCATCGAACAGCGACAGCCCGGCCAGCCGGGCGAGGGCTAG